The sequence CAGATTTTTCGGCCCTcggtgtgagggaggggtccGTTAAGTCGATGGATGCGATGTTTAATCATTTAGTCCAAACTACAGTAGGCTACGGGCAAACCTGAAGTCACCGTCGTGACATTTCATATACgtcccgtctgtgtgtgtgtgtgtgtgtgtgtgtgtgtgtgtgtgtgtgtgtgtgtgtgtgtgtgtgtgtgtgtgtgtgtgtgtgtgtgtgtgtgtgtgtgtgtgtgtgtgtgtgtgtgtgtgtgtgtgtgtgagtgagtgagtgaaagggaggaacttatttgaaatcggccatgcgtgcctgtttgttgtttattgtttttgatttaacaatatataggtttagagaaatctggctttcagaactcagtgccaacccactcactgacctcaccgcacgtcactggtggtagattgacaggtgactatgATAGACTATGCAACAATATATTCAACCACCAGATATCCCCGTCTCAATTACACTCAAAAAACTTTATTGGCACGACTAATGTTGTAAACAGTATTACCTGAGTATtacgatttattttatttttttttactttttttttttttttcaatacattggtagtcaaggcggggccctagtcttgttaaggcggccgccttaacaagatagtgctgggggaaaccctgaaatgtatatcacggtatgatttgaggcatagacggtaacggtattatatcacggtatgttaattttatcttctaatttcgatataaatgcttctgaaggggtaaaatactggttAGGCAACAAAACTGCATAGAAAAAATGCTAAATCTTTTCTCAAGTGAATTCCGTCTCTGCAAAACACAAATatttaatagtatggatttcTTTCCCCACTTGCTCGCGGACCTTGCAGTATAATTTTGGCATCTCAATTGggctgaagtgtgtgcgtgcgggcagGTAACACGTACCTGGTatcgagtgttttgaccatctctaTAAAGCCCTTTCGATCAAcaattttgaaagggaaccatgtcctgAGTCCTGACACAGGTTAACAGTGACGGCGTTTGTTATCTCGTTCCACCGCtggctttttctttttcttttcataaggactggctttggaaaatgcctgcggaagcgatgtctgagatgcagagacagcttcacgctaccagcatCTGTCTcttacggtgtggaatgagagcccgtgaagggactattgcgcaagcacgcagacacacagcaagcgcacctgcgtgcttgcgcaatagcatactgcctttGGAAAatgcagtatcgctgtcaaatctgtccctgggaaaagaaACCTTGCGCTGAATTGAAAAAAGGAACTACGTTTCTTCAAcatattttcagtagttgcGCGTAAATTTACTTTatacatgaaaaagtagttatGTTACTGTTTTAACGCAGTAACATAACTTACTTTATAACACGTTACACAAAACATTGTCTACCGGTGTACtttctataccgtttataccatacaaccctaacacacacacacaccctatttaaatattttcagaTCCGATGTTCCTTTTTAATTTTGCCACATTAACACTTTAAATGTCTTAATTTTTTAACTTCATTTAAATTCTTCAATTTAATTAAGTATGATTTTCAAGTGAAGCGCATTGCATCTTTATTAGTGTAAAAAAAAGATATGTAGAACATTTGAACATTTGAAGTGTAGCCGTCATGCTCACCTCTCCAAATTGTACTCTGGCCTCCTCAAAGCCCCCAACCTGTAGTCTCTTCTTGAAGAGGTCAAAGGGGTACGTCATGGTCTTGCTGAGCACGCCAGCAGCGCTGCCACACAGAAGGCTTCTCAAATTCCCTGTGATGGACAAATACCATTACGACAAGGcttcaataacacacacacacacacacacacacacacacacacacacacacacacacacacacacacacacacacacacacacacacacacacacacacacacacacacacacacacacacacacacacaataaagttATTACCAGTTATACCACCTTATGTCTATACACTAATACATGacatttttaatacaaaatTAATAATATACATATTTAATAACTTTATTTAATATCCAGTTAAGATGTATCTTGAATTATCCTCAAATATGCAAACCTGGCAATAAACATTTGGATTATTTTGTTAAACTGTTTATTAGCCACCACTTACCGCCTGAATTCCCGGCCTCTGAGTTCTTCGACAAAAGCTGACCGAAGAGTCTGTAGAAGAAAAACTGTAGCCCGGCGTAGGGGAAGATGGCCACCAACGTGGGAGCCAGGCCCCGGTAGAACGACAGCGGACCGCTGGTGCGATACATGGTGGACACGGCATGTCGCAGATTATGGTACACCTGAGGCAAGGAGAGGGAGTTCATAGCAGTAAGCACCTGTATAGCAGCTAGGCCTGGGTTCCGTTACATTCAAAGTATTAAGAAGCATATACCCATGAACTGGCATTGGTAGTAATACCCAACCCTAGAAGCACCACTACCTTTACAAAAAGAGTTTTCAACACCATCAGGGTCATGTTAGGGATGGTCACTATTTTACCCACTCAAATCATGGATCTGTCCCACCTTGGGCTCTCCCTGGGCAGCGAAGCGTGTCCTCAGGGTGTCCAGGGGCTGGCAGACCAGCGTGGCAGAGCAGGCCGACAGACCGCCACAGATTAAGTGAATCCCTGCCGTCTGGCTGTCGTACGGCGTAGACTTGTGCACCGCTTCAGTGAGGAACTCAAAGGTTGCAAACTGTGAGGGATAGacaaattgtatttgtatttgtgagTAATACTAGGGTACGAAGGAAATGTAAGGTATATTGGGATTGTTTAAGTTATTTACTTTTTGTGACTGATTTTATAGCATAACAAATAAGAAAAGATTCAAATACATGCAGGCAAGGGTTAAGCAGCTTGATCGAGGATACCTACTGAACTACCTacagaaccttttggctgggagtaTTACACCCTAACCACCAGACTATCCctgcatatactgtatatcgtcatctcccgcctcgacaaAATTCTTCCATGTGACCCCCCTTTTCCGTGATCTCCATTGGCTCCCTGTATTAGCTCGAATCAGATTCAAGATGGCCTACAAGGCGGccaatggaactgcccctgcctacctccaagcgttGGTCAGACCCCATACCCCAGCTGGAgcgctccgctcaactacctcagctggacacctggtaccgccatcgctaagagccaGCAAAGGTCGATCATTGAAGTCACAGCTCTTTTGCACCGCAGTGGTGGATCGAGCTCCGTGCCGATGTCAGGTTGGTAAAGCGCTCATCAGCTTACGAACAGGACTCACTTGCTCAGTGACTTcccctagactctgcatagcctcccccttaccccccacacccatcttacgcacttattgtatgttgtacgtcctggtacTCAATGtaggcacttattgtatgttgtaggtCCTTGCGTCGTTAAAAacgtagcattgtgtagcatcttatagTAGCTATCTTAcaaggggaatgggttaacctaacaattgttagtgctttacACTTGGTTCAacgaacatctttactgtaccaacagcgatatataattcctttcttctgacaaatgtggcctaaatataaataaaatatcatgccctaaatataaatctttatatctaaatatatgTGTGATAGGATAAATAATACAATGCCAtagcattaacacacacacacagacacacacacacacacaacctgaacAGCCCCaaagcagacagagaggagctGGGCGGGGAAGTGTCCTTTCCAGAAAGCCGGGAGGCCTTCCTCTCTCAGGATGCAGCGAGAGGCCTGCAGCAGGCCCCTGTACTTCCCCTCAGGATGCAGGTAAGACACACGTTCTATCTGGAGCTGCGGGCAGAGAAAAAAGGCAACCACATGATGGGAAATAGCAAACAGGTGACAACATGTTCATAACACTTTTGGATTATGGAGGTGGAAAAATATCATCATTAATGTCCTCCAGATGTAGGATGATGGAGTGTTACATTTGACATGCATGTGTATTGCAAGAGCCAACAATAGTCATCATGAAGGCGGCCAATTGAGTATATGACGCATTATACTGTGTGTACACAATGAGTaataaaacaagagatgttattaatgcttttgtttttatttttttcattttatttccatCTTGCGTTGCGTAACTATCGATTGTTATGTCGTCATCATCATAAATACAGGCTATTGTCTTTGTAGTTAGTCGCTTACAGATGATGTCCATATCTCTTGACGTAGCAGTTTATAAATTAATTTATTGCCTTATCAATTATTATTGCCTAATAAGATCAGATGATAGGCTATTATTCAATGGAAAATGACCTTACTGGAATGAGTCAAGGTTGGCAGGTTTTCATTTAAACGACGATAAATGACACCTTGACAGACACCGTTTTGGAAATCAAAATATGTGTTTTAATGCTTTAACAGGTGAAGCCTTCCATTTACCTGAAACCTAATTTTGACGACATCCAGCGGGTTGATGAGCGCTCGAGTGACCATCCCAGCACCAGACCCAGCTAGCGCTGCCTCTTCTGGAGACAGGACGACGCCAGGGGCCCCAGGGTCAAAACCAACCATCCCTCCACGACTGACTCCACGTTAGAAGAACCCTAAAGTGAGACATACAGGTAATAAAAAACCAGGGGCTCGAAATTCAATGTAATGCTATCTTCTACAATAGGCAAGCTTTCATTGGGAAAGCTATTATTGTCCGAAGATGTAATATTTTGTAATGTGAAATAGTTTGGTTCACATTCAAATTATTTAACTCGGTAAACAGAGAACTGACACAAGGTTGAATCGTGGACCGTTTAACCGGCGGACCTTGAAAAAGCCACGAGTGACAAAGCTAAATGGGTACCATGACAACGGTCATGATATTTAGACACTATACTCCAGAAGCACATGCATGAAGTAACTCACTTTAGACACAATCCATAATGAAACTTTCTTATTAAAAGCAAGGTCGATCAGAGGAACCAGCGTTTACGAAGCTATCAAACACATCACGCCCAAATCCGACTTCCGGGTatatcctttcaaagtaaaaccCACCCATAATATCCTACAATACGGTGTATGCACTAAACTGTGTGACGTACTTCCTGTTTCAAATAATACAGCTCGGCCGGTtccggtctgtgtgtttatcgcgCTAGCCAGCTGACGTTGATACACTTTAGACATGAATCAAGGCTGCAAACATTTTTAAAAACGGTTCCTTTTTATAGGCAGGAGAAACCTACGACGAGCACTGCTGTGTCTCTCACTGTACAGTATCAGCCAAATCCAAAGGGGTATTACGTTTCCATGGCTTTCCGAGCCAAGCTGACGTGAGGAGTCAATGGATTGTAAACATACACCGGGATAAATATGTCATCACCACTCACTCTAAGGTCTGTAGCAGACACTTTAGTTCTGACAAGATGATTGAGCCAACTActcttcagggtcgaaggagaCTTACAAAAGGTGCCGTGGCGACCATTTGTGAGTGGAACCAGTATAAAGTCGAAACCCCAAGGCGCGGCGTGTGGCAGTCTGGCAGAGAGTGGATCGGTTCGTGAAACTGCCCCTCCGGAAGATGAAGTTGATCTCCTTTTCAACGATCAAGACTACTGCTCTGTCCCTGAACCGGCTGCCATGGATATGTCCGCTTCCGCTGATGAAAGCTTCTCAAATGAAGTACAGGAGCTGAGAAAGGAGCTACAGGAGTTACGTCTCCAGCGAGAGTTTGGACTGCAGCGGTTTGCTGGCTCCGAAGCAGACATCcgaatttacacaagggaagaGCGTGGTAAAGTTGGTTTtatattggacgttggatattcgacacattcgaaaaatctatttagcacTGGCTTTGATATACAAATTTGTGTCTAACCAACTTAGATGTGTTATTACAAGGCCTGTCTATGTAAAGCACAAAAtgcttttgacctacccatatcaaaacacatctggtgaactcagctaactgccccacacataacacaaagcttattttttccaaaaacccaccttttgattttatactatttttttaatgttaaaaaaggctataaatctatgatgcggcttgaccttttgacctacccatatcaaaacacatctggtgtaatCAACTAAGGTGTAATCACTgaccaacttgagtaactggtgcgacaggcctgctattatagtagtaagattatGTGAAACAAGCAACATGTTTATCAAACATGTTCCCAAAAGAAACAGACtaggtaggtcaaaaggtcaagccgcataatagatttatagcagtttttaacataaaataaatagtataaaatcaaaaggtgggtttttggaaaaaataagctttgtgttatgttcgGGGCAGTTAGTTGAGTCCACCAGATGTGTTTAGATATGgataggtcaaaaggtcaaaccgcataatagatttatagcattttctcagagtaaaaaatatttacgaaaTCAAATGGtgggtttttggaaaaaataagctttgtgttatgtgtggggcagttagctgggttcaccagatgtgttttgatatgggcaggtcaaaaggtcaaaccgcataatagatttatagcatttaacatttaaagattgtataaaatcaaagggtgtttttttttttgagaataagctttgttttatgtgtaggacagttagctgagttcaccctATGTGTTTTGAAAAGGGTAAGTAAAAAACGTGAGGCCACATAATAGTTTTAAAGTATTTATCAAcattaaaaaattatataaaatcaaatttttttttttttgtataacatTTTTTGCTTTACATAGACAGGCCTTGTAATAACACATCTAAGTTGGTTAGACACAAATTTTTACATCAAAGCCAgtgctaaatagatttttcaaatgtgtcgaatatccaacgtccaatataAAACCAACTTTACCACGCTCAAGGGAAGTAACTTTTTCACAGTCACATTTTTTGTACTAGTCTATGTTATTAGCCTAGTCCCTACGTGACGGGGATATGTGTCAGTCAGGGACATTGTTGGTTAGAAAATAGCTTTACGTTACAGATTAATTTATAGTACTGTACCAAATTATTTCTTAATAGGTCTATGTGAATGATTAATAGCACACAAGTATTGGCATGTTGATGTAATTGGAGTTGGGGATGTCCATATCTTATCAGaatttatatatatgaatgtgacCGCACCAATAGTACAAAAACCaacaacatttataatacagatTTGTGTAAAGACTTACAGAGACGTGTTTCCAGTTCAAGTCtacaaaagtttatttttaaatggttgaaaaaaagTCATGTTATTATTCTATGAGATGAAAATAGGAGCACTGAAGCGACAGCGCCAGAATGTGACTGTCTCCAACTCCACCAATGCTGGTCCTAGAACAAAATACTATTAATAAACAATTGTAAAAATGTATGAATTGAGCAGGTAACACCCTACTCATCTACATGCAAGTACACGCAAACCACCAAACCGCGCCTCCCAAAGATACGGCCCGGACAGGAACACTACTCTAAAAAGAAAGAGCACAGAGACCACATTAGGGCATTGGATATCCAGACACATCAGGTTGTCTTACAGGAAGTTGGGGCAGTTATTGAACTGCACCCAAagaggaaacaaaaaaaacctgtcAGCTGAGTGCCAGGGATTAGTTACGACGCCATCCGGTAGAGCAACCGTTGCGTAGTGGCCACAATACAGGTAAAAACGAGGTGACTGAGGCTGAAACAGGTATATTGGAGAAATACAGGTCACCctgctacatatatatatatatatatatacacgataAAATCTTAATCTTGGTAGTTACTGTAGTCACAttcttgtttagctatgtataacagttaacaatgttggtgtattatcGATATGTAgccatttacttttatataaattattgattgcatttttcgtatagttagttggaaggaatctgtttctttaGCAATAACATTAAACTGTATTtttctaggcctacatacgtttactacgTTGTTgatgttatatggagcaatcttacatatttatgaagatCAATAaagtaagaaataggatttgaaccaaaAGTCTTACAATTAAATGACATTATGACTCCATCAAAAGCAATgtacacctgccatttacagttatcaGTTATACTTCCTAGACATCTTTAATCTTATTTACATACAGTAGTCCGATTTCCTCTGAATATTGAAATAAAAAGATTCTCACAATTGTATTTCTGTTGTATTTCCGAtctgatgggtctgtgtatatgttgtgGCGAATatcaaaagcagaggcgtgCTATATTCTTTCAGTGACTTTATTGAAAAATCCCGAGTCCAccgtaaccacaacaaagctcaaCAGCACCCCGTTACCACAATAAAGCTCAACAACtttttaactcctcccctaaCTTCCGCACTGCAAAGCATGATGGGAACACATCAACCAATAGCAGTCgtataacaaaacaacaaacataacCCCGGCGCTACAATATTGTCATTTGATTGTCGTTTTCAGGaacagaaaaatatataaaaaaacgagTTGTAATTaagatttttgttttaaaatacaaaaatgaaaatgtatatACAAGGTTAGTTTTTTCTTTAGAAGGTCAAAAATTGACAAACGaatcaaaaataatataaattatatataattttaattattgttaaataataattgttgccCAGACGGCAGGAGGAGTGTAATTTAAAGATCACATATAGAGAATGATCGGGGGGGTTAgtaacttatacttccatggtcggtaaacaatgcgagtGTACTCGTTCGTGATGCTACAATGCGAACAATGCTAGAaaacgagaatatttctgcatccggtacgtcacggactattGCGTGTCTAGGTGTCTATTGCATATTAGCATAATAAATAGTGTGCTTAAGCTTCAGTGATGTTTGAGCTTTAAAAAGACCCAGAAGCAAGATCATAAATGCCCTCattgaatttaatttattaCAATTTAGATTGGCATTTCATCAAAAAGCACAAAATTCATTGTATAATAAGTATCaacaatatttttattttgccaatacaaaacacaacaagAACAGGACAGTGTTGGTTGAAATGGATTAATGcgtcagaaaaaaacaactgctTGTAAAACAACAAATTAACAATGTACCAATTGATCGAACGATCAAATAAATCCCAACATCCAGGAATTATTCCACTGATGTCATAGAGAGAAtaacataaatacatttatttgcaAAATATGTGAATGCAAGCATCGGTTATGTAGTGTGACCTAGAGCTATTTTAACTATACATGGCTTTACTCCATTGATGACATTGAGGAAAGTGAGAGCATAAGCCTTTCTCTAAAATGCGTAAGTAATTTCATAGCAGCATGAaaacaggtttttttttaacaaacggCAAATCAATAGCTCTTTACATATTTACACGAAAACAATCACATCACTTTTTCGAGAAAAAGTCCCTACTGTAATAAATTCAATAGTCAATAGCCTAAGCAATCTTTCCACAGTCTAATAATCCGCATAGAAATCTCAGATCACAAGTAACAACTTCGAAGTAGAAACATGCAaagcatgaaataaaatatagcGCCAGTATCCTCGTTATTTTTACAATCAATCAATCGTTAAGCTTTCCTGGTAAACAAGAGCTGGGCTGAGAAGTCAGCGGGATGATACGAGATCAGATCTTTACAACTATACCGATATAACCCCCTTGTAGAAATGCACAATACTGTACGATATGCACCAACATGTAGCGTACCATATTCAAACGATTGGTACACATTGCCCAACTCCCCCTCAGGGCGACTGACTCCTTGTCTAAAGaggagttggaggtggaggaggtcacCCTCTGCCAAGGAGCACACTGTTAGAATCCCACTTAGGTGGAGACGGCTGAAGGTATTCGGACACCAGCTGATCTGCGAAGGAGACCACAATGGGCAGAGggacagatggagggagggaaagagggagggaaggagggagggagggaaggaggtgggagggaTGGTCACTGGGAAAATAATTTAAAGTGATGGGAGGGCTCATACGAGATCAGATCTTTACAACTATACTGATATAACCCCCTTGTAGAAGTGCACAATACTGTACGATATGACCAcaaggggcagagggagagagggaggaagggaaggagggttGGAGGAAGGGAGGGCCCACCAAGCACACAGCGAGAAGTCTTCTCTACTCACTGGCTGCAAAGGGGAAACATATTCACAGTGAAACGTGCTGGACGGACATCTTCATCCCTGTGGAGTGGCACACAGAGGGCCCTCAGCGtagtggtggtggcagtggtgttggtggttgCAGGGTCAACACCAGAGCGGGTGTGGCGGGGCCTCATTCTCATTCCGGCTGTGGGGGGGAGTTCCAGGAGAAGATGCTGGGCAGCCGGAACCCAGAGTTCCTGCGAGCGGGGTCGGGCAGGGTCAGGGTC comes from Gadus macrocephalus chromosome 2, ASM3116895v1 and encodes:
- the slc25a19 gene encoding mitochondrial thiamine pyrophosphate carrier isoform X3, with the translated sequence MGSDQRLEFATFEFLTEAVHKSTPYDSQTAGIHLICGGLSACSATLVCQPLDTLRTRFAAQGEPKVYHNLRHAVSTMYRTSGPLSFYRGLAPTLVAIFPYAGLQFFFYRLFGQLLSKNSEAGNSGGNLRSLLCGSAAGVLSKTMTYPFDLFKKRLQVGGFEEARVQFGEIRHYRGIVDCMVQIGKEEGLRGFFKGLSPSLVKAAFSTGFTFFWHWYRRKSKDGPKHAQRNIELGFFYVCTEDTLRGFLWGSAVYVFFIYIYFCVYILTGNCKPLLLIVEPIIFITLYFTKGFRSLFIINIHI
- the slc25a19 gene encoding mitochondrial thiamine pyrophosphate carrier isoform X1, with protein sequence MVGFDPGAPGVVLSPEEAALAGSGAGMVTRALINPLDVVKIRFQLQIERVSYLHPEGKYRGLLQASRCILREEGLPAFWKGHFPAQLLSVCFGAVQFATFEFLTEAVHKSTPYDSQTAGIHLICGGLSACSATLVCQPLDTLRTRFAAQGEPKVYHNLRHAVSTMYRTSGPLSFYRGLAPTLVAIFPYAGLQFFFYRLFGQLLSKNSEAGNSGGNLRSLLCGSAAGVLSKTMTYPFDLFKKRLQVGGFEEARVQFGEIRHYRGIVDCMVQIGKEEGLRGFFKGLSPSLVKAAFSTGFTFFWHWYRRKSKDGPKHAQRNIELGFFYVCTEDTLRGFLWGSAVYVFFIYIYFCVYILTGNCKPLLLIVEPIIFITLYFTKGFRSLFIINIHI
- the slc25a19 gene encoding mitochondrial thiamine pyrophosphate carrier isoform X2, which produces MVGFDPGAPGVVLSPEEAALAGSGAGMVTRALINPLDVVKIRFQLQIERVSYLHPEGKYRGLLQASRCILREEGLPAFWKGHFPAQLLSVCFGAVQFATFEFLTEAVHKSTPYDSQTAGIHLICGGLSACSATLVCQPLDTLRTRFAAQGEPKVYHNLRHAVSTMYRTSGPLSFYRGLAPTLVAIFPYAGLQFFFYRLFGQLLSKNSEAGNSGGNLRSLLCGSAAGVLSKTMTYPFDLFKKRLQVGGFEEARVQFGEIRHYRGIVDCMVQIGKEEGLRGFFKGLSPSLVKAAFSTGFTFFWYELFLNAMKNLKEKQRTE